The genomic region TTTAGGCACATAGATATTTATATTCAAACTTGCTATTGGGGTAAAATGGGGTGCAAATAGTAAATGCAATTGCGTGATATTGGCAACTGTATTGCAAAGGAGTTGATAACTTGCCTAGTTTACAAGATTTCTTTTCAGGTGCTCCTTTATTATTATCCGGAGTAATTTTGTTGTTTGATGTTTTTGTAAATAGAAAAAGAAGCATGAATTATTTTTTGGGCACAAAAATGGAGGAAGGACAAGAAGAAGAAGCTCGGGGATTAAAAAAGCTGTTTAATTTTTTACTTGGCATTTTAATGATAAGCTTAGCAATCTTTATTTTGTTTACTGATTATTATTTTGAAATGATAATTCTCTCTGTATTGGTTCCTTTAGTAGGTATTATAGCTAAGTTGATAGCAGCTGCAAGAGGTTTATTGCTTATCAGCAATAAAAAGCAATTTTTTTTAGTGGTGCTTTCTATATTTTTGAGTTTAACTATAGTATTTTTATTTGTGTATGATCAAACGAGACACACCACTTTTAAGGTGGCAGCAGGAGAAGTTTTAGAAAGAAAGATTGAAAAAATTACAATTCGTGACCTTTCGGATAGGGAAGATAAAAACATCGTTAGGAAACTTAAGGTTGAGGATGATAAAACAATAGAGCAGGTTAATAATAATTTAGCTGCTATGGAATTAAAAGAAACGTTTATAGGAGTTGGAACAAGAAAGTATGTGATGAGGTTATATTATAGAAATGGCGGTGACGAATTAGATTATTATGTTTTGGTAGTAGGTGAGAGATCAATACACTTATCATTAGACGATAACCTAGGAACTGACAGTTACAATTTAATTAGTGACAACTACATATTTGAAAAACTTGATAGACTATTTTATGAAAGAAAGGAAGAAATAGAGGTAAGGGAAACAATACCTTTACCCTTTTGATATTCTTTAGGACACAGACCCGGGTTAGGCTGTTCAAATGGGAACGGTGTCCTGGGATTGCATATGAGATGAATACTAAAAAATGTTACTGGAAACAAGCGGTTGAGTTGTGTTAAGTATTTTAGAATAAGGGGGGATTGTTATGGAGGATAAACTACTAGAGTTTAAAAATATCTCTAAATATTATGATGCTGTCAAAGCCTTAGATGAGGTTTCTTTTGCCATTAAGGAAGGTGAAATAGTGGGGCTAATTGGCCCTAATGGTGCAGGTAAAACTACAGCGATTCAGACAATGATGAAATATATCACTCCAGATAGTGGGGATGTTTACTTTAAAGGCAAAAACATAAAGCTTTTAAGCCAAAATAAGCTAAACATTTCTTACCTGCCTGACGAACCGGTATATTTTGAAGAATTAACATTAGAAGAACACTTGTTTTTTATTTGCATGCTTTATAACTATACACAAAAAGAAGCTAATGAATCAGTAAATTATATTATTGATAAGCTAGAATTATATGAACATAAGAACAAACTGCCGGATAAATTGTCTAAGGGGACAAAGCAAAAACTACAAATAGCATGCTCATTACTTAGAAAGTTTGATGTTCTTTTAGCAGACGAGCCTTTCACTGCTTTGGATCCAAAGCAAATATGGGTACTAAAAGAGTTGTTTTTAGAGCAAAAAAAGGATAACAAAAGCATCTTGGTGTCTACTCATCTTTTAGATTTAGCGGA from Proteinivorax hydrogeniformans harbors:
- a CDS encoding ABC transporter ATP-binding protein; amino-acid sequence: MEDKLLEFKNISKYYDAVKALDEVSFAIKEGEIVGLIGPNGAGKTTAIQTMMKYITPDSGDVYFKGKNIKLLSQNKLNISYLPDEPVYFEELTLEEHLFFICMLYNYTQKEANESVNYIIDKLELYEHKNKLPDKLSKGTKQKLQIACSLLRKFDVLLADEPFTALDPKQIWVLKELFLEQKKDNKSILVSTHLLDLAETFCDRYICLNKGEIIGHGTKESLIRKSNLCPGGSHSLETVFMQLLAQSKEDETCTD